A window from Musa acuminata AAA Group cultivar baxijiao unplaced genomic scaffold, Cavendish_Baxijiao_AAA HiC_scaffold_1139, whole genome shotgun sequence encodes these proteins:
- the LOC135671519 gene encoding receptor-like protein EIX2, translated as MGFPLRFLSSFSLCLLALLLHRATVTSGCFSMEREALLDFKAGIHDTHNRLSSWTGHHCCTWKGVTCDTTTGHVVMLDLRNTFDRALRAGSAYRNSWEEYLGGIPARLGNLSSLYVLDLSDALDFTSHVDNLDWLSHLRSLKYLNLSGLNLTDVPDWFSSVNMLPSLQVSSMSSVGLKTIPASVVHVNFTSSLTVLDLSYNNFNSTLPKWLWNITSLTHLDLYNSGFHGVIPDAIGDLGSLTVLNLGVNQLEGKLSGWLEQMTNLIILNLGFNLFNGSIPSSVGKLSNLTELNLGENSFGGVISQVHFENLTRLRGLDLYGNSITISIGQSWIPPFQLRLVGLTNCQLGPQFPEWLQFQTQIEELFLKDCKIAGTMPAWFWNISSSTIIDLDLSNNQIGGKLPSSLKFTKLKRLYLDSNRFEGSLPTMLPSTLDILSFSNNSFTGQLPIWPYVQSVALSDNMLDGGLSSSICQWTYLKFLDLSNNKLFGEIPYCLGKSLQNLQFLDLSNNHLSSEIPYTIGFLSGLSLLQLKNNSFSGEVPLSLKNCTNLWCLDLTQNNLVGSITLWMGENLQQLVVLRLRSNMFSGVIPWQLARFERLQILDLANNNFSGSIPHNIGNLNIMRSTSQHYEFCSNELDIFTKGQDLHYLKCSMQLMKSLDLSNNSLIGEIPKGIGDLARLKNLNLSRNYLQGKIPWEIGGMKSLESLDLSINDLYGSIPESLSALYFLSYLNLSYNNLSGMIPSGRQLQTLNDPSIYMGNADLCGPPTSKSCFDNKTTQIDIQEHEKEISDWLWFYISMVLGFVMGFWIFCGILFLKDAWRHAYFHFIDDVYDWVWVQWKLILPRLLRR; from the exons ATGGGTTTCCCTTTACGCTTCTTATCATCATTTTCGTTGTGCCTCTtggccctcctcctccaccgggcCACGGTGACAAGTGGGTGTTTCAGCATGGAGAGGGAGGCACTGTTGGACTTCAAAGCCGGCATCCACGACACCCATAACCGGCTATCTTCTTGGACGGGCCACCACTGTTGCACATGGAAGGGAGTGACCTGTGACACCACCACTGGCCACGTCGTCATGCTCGACCTCCGGAATACGTTTGATCGGGCATTACGCG CGGGATCCGCATACCGGAATTCATGGGAGGAATACCTGGGAGGAATACCTGCTCGGCTGGGGAACCTTTCGAGCCTCTACGTTCTTGATCTAAGCGATGCTTTAGATTTTACATCCCATGTTGACAACCTCGACTGGCTCTCCCATCTCAGGTCCTTGAAGTACCTGAACTTGAGCGGGTTAAACCTAACTGATGTCCCGGATTGGTTCTCATCGGTGAACATGCTGCCATCCCTCCAAGTGTCAAGTATGTCTTCCGTTGGTCTCAAGACCATCCCGGCTTCTGTTGTGCACGTCAACTTCACCTCCTCTCTTACTGTGCTTGATCTCTCCTATAATAATTTCAACTCCACCTTACCCAAATGGTTGTGGAATATTACTAGTCTTACCCATCTTGATCTCTATAATTCTGGATTCCATGGCGTTATTCCTGATGCAATTGGAGACTTGGGCTCTCTTACTGTTCTTAATCTAGGAGTCAATCAACTCGAAGGGAAGTTAAGCGGTTGGCTGGAGCAAATGACGAATCTCATcattttgaatctcggatttaaTTTATTCAACGGTTCCATCCCTTCTTCCGTTGGTAAGTTGTCTAATCTCACTGAATTGAATCTCGGTGAAAATTCTTTTGGAGGTGTTATTTCACAAGTTCATTTTGAGAATCTTACGAGATTGCGAGGGTTGGACTTGTATGGCAACTCCATCACCATATCAATTGGCCAGAGTTGGATCCCCCCTTTCCAACTCAGATTAGTAGGTTTAACCAATTGTCAGTTGGGACCTCAATTTCCAGAATGGTTACAGTTTCAAACACAGATAGAAGAATTATTTTTGAAAGACTGTAAAATTGCAGGGACAATGCCTGCTTGGTTttggaatatttcatcttctaccatTATAGATTTAGACCTTTCCAACAATCAAATAGGAGGGAAGCTGCCGTCTTCTTTAAAGTTCACCAAGTTGAAAAGATTATATTTGGATTCCAACAGATTTGAAGGCTCGTTACCAACGATGCTACCGTCCACACTGGATATTCTATCTTTCTCCAATAACTCCTTTACAGGGCAATTGCCGATATGGCCCTATGTTCAATCAGTGGCACTCTCAGATAACATGCTTGATGGTGGCTTATCTTCGTCAATCTGCCAATGGACATATCTTAAATTCCTTGACCTTTCGAACAATAAATTATTTGGTGAGATACCTTATTGTCTGGGAAAATCATTACAAAATCTTCAGTTCTTAGATTTGAGCAACAACCACTTGTCGAGTGAAATTCCATACACGATCGGGTTTTTAAGTGGGCTTTCACTTTTGCAACTGAAAAATAACAGTTTTTCGGGTGAGGTTCCTTTGTCATTGAaaaattgtacaaatttatggtGTCTTGATCTGACTCAGAATAATCTTGTCGGAAGCATAACGCTATGGATGGGAGAAAATCTACAACAACTGGTAGTGCTTCGTTTACGTTCAAATATGTTTTCAGGAGTTATTCCTTGGCAACTTGCTCGATTTGAACGGCTTCAAATATTGGATCTTGCGAATAACAACTTCTCTGGTTCAATACCTCACAACATTGGtaatttaaatattatgagatCAACATcacaacattatgaattttgttcTAATGAATTAGATATCTTTACGAAGGGACAAGATCTTCATTATTTAAAATGCAGCATGCAACTTATGAAAAGTTTGGATCTTTCAAATAATAGTCTAATCGGAGAGATCCCGAAAGGAATTGGAGACCTTGCAAGACTCAAGAACTTAAATTTGTCAAGAAATTATTTACAAGGAAAAATCCCTTGGGAGATAGGAGGAATGAAATCATTAGAATCCCTTGATCTATCGATAAATGATCTTTATGGTAGTATTCCTGAGAGCTTATCGGCTTTATATTTCTTGAGCTATTTGAATTTGTCATATAATAATCTTTCGGGAATGATACCATCTGGTCGTCAACTTCAAACACTCAATGATCCATCCATTTACATGGGTAATGCCGACTTATGTGGACCACCCACTTCCAAAAGTTGTTTTGATAATAAAACAACTCAAATTGATATACAAGAGCACGAGAAGGAGATTTCCGATTGGCTATGGTTCTATATTAGCATGGTACTAGGATTTGTGATGGGATTTTGGATATTTTGTGGTATTCTCTTCCTCAAAGACGCATGGAGGCATGCTTATTTCCATTTCATTGATGATGTGTATGATTGGGTTTGGGTGCAATGGAAATTAATTCTTCCACGATTGTTGAGACGTTAA